One Colius striatus isolate bColStr4 chromosome 10, bColStr4.1.hap1, whole genome shotgun sequence genomic region harbors:
- the PRG4 gene encoding proteoglycan 4 yields the protein MMSYLKVMIIWNILCLSLVILSLPLVQEVSSQDLSSCTGRCGEGYSRENDCHCDFNCQHYMECCPDFKKVCTVAVSCKGRCFEAFERGRECDCDADCERFGKCCPDYTEQCKAVHTEKPTPNIPPENKPTAKEPSKNEEEKPEEVTQPHEVVEVTSPAPTTEHTTTTLPPTTTTAPTTKADPPTTPKPEDTTPEAPTTKADPPTTPKPEDTTPEAPTTKTDPPTTPKPEDTTPEATEAPTTKADPPTTPKPEDTTPEETTTKADPPTTPKPEDTTPEETTKTDPPTTPKPEDTTPEATEAPTTKADPPTTPKPEDTTPEETTTKADPPTTPKPEDTTPEETTKTDPPTTPKPEDTTPEATEAPMTEEDSPTTPKPEDTTPEATEAPMTEEDSPTTPKPEDTTPEATEAPMTEEDSPTTPKPEDTTPEETTKTDPPTTPKPEDTTPEATEAPMTEADSPTTPKPEDPTTEATEAPMTEEDSPTTPKPEDTTPEATEAPMTEEDSPTTPKPEDTTPEATEAPMTEEDSPTTPKPEDTTPEETTKTDPPTTPKPEDTTPEATEAPMTEADSPTTPNPEDTIPEATEAPMTEEDSPTTPKPEDTTPEATEAPMTEEDSPTTPKPEDTTPEATEAPMTEEDSPTTPKPEDTTPEATEAPMTEEDSPTTPKPEDTTPEATEAPMTEADSPTTPKPEDTTPEETTTKDDDPSTAKPEDTTPEETTTESDPPTTPKPEVTMPEAPMTEADSPTTPKLEDTTPEAPTTKADSPTTPEPKDTTPEATEAPTTKTDPPTTPKAEDTTPEETTTKTDPPTTPKPEDTTPEVPTTKADSPTTPKPEDTTPEVPTTKADSPTTPKPEDTTPETPMIMADSPATPEVEEADLPTTLKVKRTTPAATEADTTATQKTKPIEATTTLPVLVRTVKKDTSTRSSESITTRKETTFSETTFSETTEEKKSTAPVVKPATSTTPKDTTKEAERTVVTESRTTETVTKTDKKDKTAAKIVTTPKPEVTTTKAETTTVNKELTTPKKDKSPVPEDIVTTTRKDTTIVTTVITSKPRDSPKGKDDIPNTSSTTTRNDTTVVTTVITTKPGDSPKGKDDIPNTGDSPKGKDDIPNTSSTTTRNDTTVVTTVITTKPGDSPKGKDDIPNTGDSPKGKDDIPNTSSTTTRNDTTIVTTVITTKPGDSPKGKDDIPNKSSTAKETVTTETESETTTVDKKTVTTAATTPLSKPTVSTTTLKTDSTPKPRVTVTTTKQTSTAPDKENTSNTCIVVEIRDGKKEVMTIKETSVTPAKEPKDTTEKTPSTDKPEETTNPKETTTRGKKDTIEEMFLVSKGTSKPTIQFREVIDTTDEPHPADPETLPVEEKPEINNKPLIQVPDLPILIGETQEKKDEKDLCSGKPADGMVALPNGTLAVFRGHYYWLLNGRNPPTTNPRRIRDGWGIPSPIDAVFSRCNCDGKTFFIKGPLYWRFTNGVMDKGYPKPLANGFAGLSGKIMATLPVSRYNNRPESVYFIKKDGNMQQYVYKQEPAKKCQRRARVTIRYPAYVPRLVIRRRFQRAVRMPTLIQTIRINPHPSGFLHKEIKLNSYWKGLPKVIHSTLSVPNYNKPDGYDYYAFSYNRYYSLDVGKRIARPVTALTGKTVSKDWYNCPK from the exons ATTTATCAAGCTGTACAGGGAGATGTGGGGAAGGGTATTCTAGAGAGAATGACTGCCATTGTGATTTTAACTGTCAACACTACATGGAGTGCTGCCCTGACTTCAAGAAAGTCTGCACAGTGG CAGTATCCTGCAAAGGACGTTGTTTTGAAGCCtttgaaagaggaagagagtgTGATTGTGATGCAGACTGTGAAAGATTTGGCAAATGTTGCCCAGACTACACGGAACAATGTAAAGCAG tacACACAGAAAAGCCAACACCAAATATCCctccagaaaacaaaccaacagcTAAGGAACCATCCAAAAATGAGGAAGAGAAGCCAGAGGAAGTAACGCAGCCCCATGAAGTTGTGGAAG TGACGAGTCCTGCTCCAACTACAGAACATACAACCACGACTTTGCCACCTACTACAACAACAGCACCAACGACCAAGGCAGATCCTCCCACCACCCCCAAACCTGAAGACACAACCCCAGAGGCACCAACAACCAAGGCAGATCCTCCCACCACCCCCAAACCTGAAGACACAACCCCAGAGGCACCAACAACCAAGACAGATCCTCCCACCACTCCCAAACCTGAAGACACAACCCCAGAGGCCACAGAGGCACCAACAACCAAGGCAGATCCTCCCACCACTCCCAAACCTGAAGACACAACCCCAGAGGAAACAACAACCAAGGCAGATCCTCCTACCACCCCCAAACCTGAAGACACAACCCCAGAGGAAACAACCAAGACAGACCCTCCTACCACTCCAAAACCTGAAGACACAACCCCAGAGGCCACAGAGGCACCAACAACCAAGGCAGATCCTCCCACCACTCCCAAACCTGAAGACACAACCCCAGAGGAAACAACAACCAAGGCAGATCCTCCTACCACCCCGAAACCTGAAGACACAACCCCAGAGGAAACAACCAAGACAGACCCTCCTACCACTCCAAAACCTGAAGACACAACCCCAGAGGCCACAGAAGCACCAATGACCGAGGAAGATTCTCCCACCACTCCAAAACCTGAAGACACAACCCCAGAGGCCACAGAAGCACCAATGACTGAGGAAGATTCTCCCACCACTCCAAAACCTGAAGACACAACCCCAGAGGCCACAGAGGCACCAATGACTGAGGAAGATTCTCCCACCACTCCCAAACCTGAAGACACAACCCCAGAGGAAACAACCAAGACAGACCCTCCTACCACTCCAAAACCTGAAGACACAACCCCAGAGGCCACAGAGGCACCAATGACTGAGGCTGACTCTCCCACCACCCCCAAACCTGAAGACCCAACCACAGAGGCCACAGAAGCACCAATGACTGAGGAAGACTCTCCCACCACCCCCAAACCTGAAGACACAACCCCAGAGGCCACAGAGGCACCAATGACTGAGGAAGATTCTCCCACCACTCCAAAACCTGAAGACACAACCCCAGAGGCCACAGAGGCACCAATGACTGAGGAAGATTCTCCCACCACTCCCAAACCTGAAGACACAACCCCAGAGGAAACAACCAAGACAGACCCTCCTACCACTCCAAAACCTGAAGACACAACCCCGGAGGCCACAGAGGCACCAATGACTGAGGCTGACTCTCCCACCACCCCCAACCCTGAAGACACAATCCCGGAGGCCACAGAGGCACCAATGACTGAGGAAGATTCTCCCACCACTCCAAAACCTGAAGACACAACCCCAGAGGCCACAGAGGCACCAATGACTGAGGAAGACTCTCCCACCACCCCCAAACCTGAAGACACAACCCCAGAGGCCACAGAGGCACCAATGACTGAGGAAGATTCTCCCACCACTCCAAAACCTGAAGACACAACCCCAGAGGCCACAGAGGCACCAATGACTGAGGAAGATTCTCCCACCACTCCAAAACCTGAAGACACAACCCCAGAGGCCACAGAAGCGCCAATGACTGAGGCTGACTCTCCCACCACCCCTAAACCTGAAGACACAACCCCAGAAGAAACAACTACCAAGGATGATGATCCCAGTACCGCAAAACCTGAAGATACAACCCCAGAGGAAACCACAACCGAATCAGACCCTCCCACCACCCCAAAACCTGAAGTCACAATGCCAGAGGCACCAATGACTGAGGCTGACTCTCCTACTACTCCCAAACTTGAAGACACAACCCCAGAGGCACCAACAACCAAGGCAGACTCTCCTACCACCCCTGAACCTAAAGACACAACCCCAGAGGCCACAGAGGCACCAACAACCAAGACAGATCCTCCCACCACCCCCAAAGCTGAAGACACAACCCCAGAGGAAACAACAACCAAGACAGATCCTCCCACCACCCCCAAACCTGAAGACACAACCCCAGAGGTCCCAACAACCAAAGCAGATTCTCCCACCACTCCCAAACCTGAAGACACAACCCCAGAGGTCCCAACAACCAAGGCAGATTCTCCCACCACTCCCAAACCTGAAGACACAACCCCAGAGACACCAATGATCATGGCTGACTCTCCTGCTACACCTGAAGTGGAAGAGGCAGATCTGCCCACCACCCTTAAGGTCAAGAGGACTACACCTGCAGCCACTGAGGCTGACACCACTgccacacagaaaacaaaacctattGAAGCAACAACTACTCTACCTGTACTAGTAAGAACTGTTAAAAAAGATACAAGTACTCGAAGCAGTGAGTCTATCACAACTagaaaagaaacaacattttCGGAAACAACATTTTCAGAAACAACAGAAGAGAAGAAATCTACAGCTCCTGTAGTCAAACCAGCAACCAGCACGACCCCAAAAGATACGActaaagaagcagaaaggacAGTGGTGACTGAATCTAGGACCACTGAGACTGTAACAAAAACTgacaaaaaagataaaacagcaGCTAAAATTGTCACTACCCCTAAACCTGAAGTGACAACAACTAAAGCAGAAACAACTACGGTGAACAAAGAGCTAACAACacccaagaaagacaaaagccCTGTACCTGAAGACATTGTAACAACAACTAGGAAAGATACAACTATTGTAACTACAGTGATAACAAGTAAACCACGTGACTCCCCAAAAGGTAAAGATGACATTCCAAATACAAGTTCAACAACAACTAGGAATGACACAACTGTTGTAACTACAGTGATAACAACCAAACCAGGTGACTCTCCTAAAGGTAAGGATGACATTCCAAATACAGGTGACTCTCCTAAAGGTAAGGATGACATTCCAAACACAAGTTCAACAACAACTAGGAATGACACAACTGTTGTAACTACAGTGATAACAACCAAACCAGGTGACTCTCCTAAAGGTAAGGATGACATTCCAAATACAGGTGACTCTCCTAAAGGTAAGGATGACATTCCAAACACAAGTTCAACAACAACTAGGAATGACACAACTATTGTAACTACAGTGATAACAACTAAACCAGGTGACTCTCCTAAAGGTAAGGATGACATTCCAAATAAAAGCTCTACAGCCAAAGAAACTGTCACTACAGAGACTGAGTCAGAAACAACTACTGTGGACAAAAAGACTGTAACAACTg CAGCTACAACTCCCTTGTCCAAGCCCACTGTATCAACAACAACTctcaaaacagattcaactccTAAACCCAGGGTGACTGTAACAACAACTAAGCAGACTTCAACAGCACCAGATAAAGAGAACACAAGTAATACTTGTATTGTTGTAGAGATAAGAGATGGTAAAAAAGAGGTAATGACCATCAAAGAAACCAGTGTCACACCTGCAAAAGAGCCAAAAGATACCACTGAAAAGACTCCTAGTACTGACAAACCAGAGGAAACTACAAACCCCAAAGAGACCACTACAAGAGGTAAAAAAGACACAAtagaagaaatgtttcttgTTTCTAAAGGGACATCCAAGCCAACTATCCAATTCCGAGAGGTTATTGACACAACAGATGAGCCTCATCCAGCTGACCCTGAAACTCTGCCAGTGGAAGAAAAGCCGGAGATAAATAACAAACCTTTAATACAAGTCCCGGACTTGCCAATTTTAATTGGAGAAACACAAG AGAAGAAAGATGAGAAGGACCTGTGCAGTGGGAAGCCCGCAGACGGCATGGTGGCCCTCCCGAACGGCACCCTGGCTGTCTTCCGAG GTCACTACTACTGGCTGCTGAATGGCAGGAATCCACCCACCACCAACCCCCGGCGCATCAGGGACGGCTGGGGCATCCCCTCCCCTATTGATGCCGTCTTCTCTAGGTGCAACTGCGATGGCAAGACCTTCTTCATCAAG GGCCCCCTATACTGGCGTTTTACTAACGGTGTTATGGATAAAGGCTATCCCAAACCTCTTGCAAATGGATTTGCAGGGCTAAGTGGGAAAATAATGGCAACTCTCCCTGTGTCAAGATACAACAACAGACCGGAATCTGTGTATTTTATCAAAAAAG ATGGCAACATGCAACAGTATGTGTACAAGCAAGAACCAGCCAAGAAGTGCCAAAGAAGAGCCCGAGTTACTATAAGATACCCAGCTTATGTCCCAAGACTTGTGATAAGGAGACGCTTCCAACGTGCAGTGAGAATGCCAACTCTTATTCAGACCATCCGGATCAACCCGCATCCATCTG GATTTTTGCATAAGGAAATCAAACTGAACTCATACTGGAAAGGGCTCCCAAAAGTTATTCATTCAACTCTGTCAGTACCCAACTACAATAAACCCGATGGCTATGACTACTATGCCTTCTCTTACA ATCGATACTACAGCTTGGATGTTGGCAAACGGATAGCGAGACCCGTGACTGCTCTCACAGGCAAAACTGTCTCCAAGGACTGGTACAACTGCCCCAAGTGA